One genomic region from Zalophus californianus isolate mZalCal1 chromosome 12, mZalCal1.pri.v2, whole genome shotgun sequence encodes:
- the LOC113911087 gene encoding LOW QUALITY PROTEIN: DNA-directed RNA polymerase III subunit RPC10-like (The sequence of the model RefSeq protein was modified relative to this genomic sequence to represent the inferred CDS: inserted 1 base in 1 codon; deleted 2 bases in 1 codon), translating into MDCGAQSATRLLFCLACGNRLIVEEGQRCRRXPSNTCPEMHNVTCEVTSRKYPELEDVDDVPSGAATWENVDSTESGPKCEHLCAQFMWFQTCSAEEPMTTFYKCCKAPYGHHWRDQGHAGSSVSVSVYLVPQGWVSKPRV; encoded by the exons ATGGACTGTGGGGCCCAGTCAGCCACCAGGCTGCTCTTCTGCCTGGCTTGTGGAAACAGGCTGATTGTGGAGGAAGGACAGCGCTGCCGCC GACCCTCCAACACCTGCCCTGAG ATGCACAATGTCACCTGCGAGGTAACAAGTCGAAAGTATCCAGAGCTGGAAGACGTGGATGATGTGCCCAGTGGAGCAGCTACCTGGGAAAATGTTGACTCTACAGAGTCAGGTCCTAAATGTGAACATCTTTGTGCCCAGTTCATGTGGTTTCAGACCTGCTCTGCGGAAGAGCCGATGACCACCTTCTACAAATGCTGCAAAGCTCCGTATGGACATCACTGGAGGGACCAGGGCCATGCTGGCTCATCTGTGTCAGTGTCTGTTTACCTTGTTCCCCAGGGGTGGGTTTCCAAACCAAGAGTGTGA